The following are encoded in a window of Manihot esculenta cultivar AM560-2 chromosome 8, M.esculenta_v8, whole genome shotgun sequence genomic DNA:
- the LOC110621137 gene encoding probable serine/threonine-protein kinase At1g54610 isoform X1, with product MGCILGKEVASGIVSESKGVNNLSVESRRKLDDISVTKTDNSSVVEIQNEETHKEEKLEGDKKSRGERRSRPNPRLSNPPKHLRGEQVAAGWPPWLSAVCGEALNGWIPRRADTFEKIDKIGSGTYSNVYKARDLLTGKIVALKKVRFDNLEPESVKFMAREILILRRLDHLNVVKLEGLVTSRMSCSLYLVFEYMEHDLAGLAASPGVKFSEPQVKCYMRQLLSGLEHCHNRGVLHRDIKGSNLLIDNEGVLRIADFGLASFFDPNHKHPMTSRVVTLWYRPLELLLGATDYGVGVDLWSAGCILAELLAGKPIMPGRTEVEQLHKIYKLCGSPSDDYWKKSKLPNATLFRPREPYKRCVRETFKDFPPSSFPLIETLLAIDPAERQTATAALRSEFFTTEPYACEPSSLPKYPPSKEMDAKRRDDEARRLRAAAKPQGDNTKKARTRELVARAMPAPEANAELQYNIDRRRLITHANAKSKSEKFPPPHQDGALGYPLGSSQHIDPAFVPADIPYSSTFTYSKDAVQTWSGPLVDPAGLGALRRKKNGVGNARESSKTSTGNQKDKTGEIRFKEKKSIA from the exons ATGGGGTGTATTCTTGGTAAAGAAGTAGCCTCTGGCATAGTTTCAGAGTCTAAAGGGGTCAATAACCTGAGTGTTGAATCCAGAAGAAAATTAGATGATATTTCTGTGACAAAGACCGACAATAGTAGTGTTGTTGAGATTCAAAATGAGGAGACTCATAAGGAGGAGAAATTGGAGGGGGATAAAAAATCTAGGGGGGAGAGAAGGTCTAGGCCAAACCCTAGGTTGAGTAATCCACCCAAGCATTTGCGGGGTGAGCAGGTTGCAGCTGGATGGCCACCATGGCTATCAGCAGTATGTGGGGAGGCACTCAATGGATGGATTCCGCGGCGGGCAGACACATTTGAGAAGATAGATAAG ATTGGATCTGGAACGTATAGCAATGTGTACAAAGCTAGAGATCTATTAACGGGTAAAATTGTTGCCCTAAAGAAGGTTCGATTTGATAATTTGGAACCTGAAAGTGTGAAGTTCATGGCTAGAGAGATCCTCATTTTGCGGAGATTGGATCATCTGAATGTTGTAAAGTTGGAGGGTTTAGTTACATCCAGGATGTCATGTAGTTTGTACCTGGTATTTGAGTACATGGAGCATGATCTAGCTGGACTTGCTGCTAGCCCAGGAGTAAAGTTCTCAGAGCCACAG GTTAAATGTTACATGCGTCAACTATTGTCTGGACTTGAGCACTGCCACAACCGTGGTGTGCTTCATCGTGACATCAAAGGATCAAATCTTCTTATTGACAATGAAGGGGTTCTACGAATTGCTGATTTTGGATTGGCATCTTTCTTTGATCCCAATCACAAGCACCCAATGACTAGTAGGGTCGTTACACTGTGGTACAGACCTCTTGAGCTTCTGCTTGGGGCTACTGATTATGGTGTGGGAGTCGATCTCTGGAGTGCAGGTTGTATACTAGCTGAGTTATTAGCCGGGAAGCCCATAATGCCAGGTCGTACTGAG GTAGAACAACTGCATAAGATATACAAGCTATGTGGTTCACCTTCAGATGATTATTGGAAGAAATCAAAATTGCCTAATGCGACTTTATTTAGACCCCGAGAACCTTACAAAAGATGTGTAAGAGAAACCTTTAAAGATTTTCCACCATCATCATTTCCTCTCATAGAAACCCTTCTTGCAATTGATCCAGCTGAACGTCAGACAGCCACAGCTGCCCTTAGAAGTGAA TTCTTCACAACAGAGCCTTATGCCTGTGAACCTTCTAGTCTCCCAAAGTACCCCCCAAGCAAGGAGATGGATGCTAAACGGCGAGATGATGAAGCTCGAAG ATTAAGAGCTGCTGCTAAACCACAAGGTGATAACACGAAGAAAGCTCGGACACGTGAACTGGTTGCTAGGGCTATGCCTGCTCCAGAAGCCAATGCAGAACTTCAATATAATATTGAT AGAAGACGGCTGATTACCCATGCAAATGCAAAGAGCAAAAGTGAAAAGTTTCCCCCACCTCACCAGGATGGGGCCCTCGGCTATCCTTTAGGATCATCTCAGCATATTGATCCTGCATTTGTCCCTGCTGACATACCTTATAGCTCTACATTCACCTATTCAAAAGACGCAGTGCAAACTTGGTCAGGTCCACTGGTTGATCCAGCTGGGCTTGGTGCTCTAAGGCGAAAGAAGAATGGCGTAGGTAATGCGCGAGaatcatcaaaaacatcaaCGGGGAACCAAAAAGACAAAACTGGCGAAATTCGGTTTAAGGAAAAGAAAAGCATAGCCTGA
- the LOC110621137 gene encoding probable serine/threonine-protein kinase At1g54610 isoform X2, which translates to MGCILGKEVASGIVSESKGVNNLSVESRRKLDDISVTKTDNSSVVEIQNEETHKEEKLEGDKKSRGERRSRPNPRLSNPPKHLRGEQVAAGWPPWLSAVCGEALNGWIPRRADTFEKIDKIGSGTYSNVYKARDLLTGKIVALKKVRFDNLEPESVKFMAREILILRRLDHLNVVKLEGLVTSRMSCSLYLVFEYMEHDLAGLAASPGVKFSEPQVKCYMRQLLSGLEHCHNRGVLHRDIKGSNLLIDNEGVLRIADFGLASFFDPNHKHPMTSRVVTLWYRPLELLLGATDYGVGVDLWSAGCILAELLAGKPIMPGRTEFFTTEPYACEPSSLPKYPPSKEMDAKRRDDEARRLRAAAKPQGDNTKKARTRELVARAMPAPEANAELQYNIDRRRLITHANAKSKSEKFPPPHQDGALGYPLGSSQHIDPAFVPADIPYSSTFTYSKDAVQTWSGPLVDPAGLGALRRKKNGVGNARESSKTSTGNQKDKTGEIRFKEKKSIA; encoded by the exons ATGGGGTGTATTCTTGGTAAAGAAGTAGCCTCTGGCATAGTTTCAGAGTCTAAAGGGGTCAATAACCTGAGTGTTGAATCCAGAAGAAAATTAGATGATATTTCTGTGACAAAGACCGACAATAGTAGTGTTGTTGAGATTCAAAATGAGGAGACTCATAAGGAGGAGAAATTGGAGGGGGATAAAAAATCTAGGGGGGAGAGAAGGTCTAGGCCAAACCCTAGGTTGAGTAATCCACCCAAGCATTTGCGGGGTGAGCAGGTTGCAGCTGGATGGCCACCATGGCTATCAGCAGTATGTGGGGAGGCACTCAATGGATGGATTCCGCGGCGGGCAGACACATTTGAGAAGATAGATAAG ATTGGATCTGGAACGTATAGCAATGTGTACAAAGCTAGAGATCTATTAACGGGTAAAATTGTTGCCCTAAAGAAGGTTCGATTTGATAATTTGGAACCTGAAAGTGTGAAGTTCATGGCTAGAGAGATCCTCATTTTGCGGAGATTGGATCATCTGAATGTTGTAAAGTTGGAGGGTTTAGTTACATCCAGGATGTCATGTAGTTTGTACCTGGTATTTGAGTACATGGAGCATGATCTAGCTGGACTTGCTGCTAGCCCAGGAGTAAAGTTCTCAGAGCCACAG GTTAAATGTTACATGCGTCAACTATTGTCTGGACTTGAGCACTGCCACAACCGTGGTGTGCTTCATCGTGACATCAAAGGATCAAATCTTCTTATTGACAATGAAGGGGTTCTACGAATTGCTGATTTTGGATTGGCATCTTTCTTTGATCCCAATCACAAGCACCCAATGACTAGTAGGGTCGTTACACTGTGGTACAGACCTCTTGAGCTTCTGCTTGGGGCTACTGATTATGGTGTGGGAGTCGATCTCTGGAGTGCAGGTTGTATACTAGCTGAGTTATTAGCCGGGAAGCCCATAATGCCAGGTCGTACTGAG TTCTTCACAACAGAGCCTTATGCCTGTGAACCTTCTAGTCTCCCAAAGTACCCCCCAAGCAAGGAGATGGATGCTAAACGGCGAGATGATGAAGCTCGAAG ATTAAGAGCTGCTGCTAAACCACAAGGTGATAACACGAAGAAAGCTCGGACACGTGAACTGGTTGCTAGGGCTATGCCTGCTCCAGAAGCCAATGCAGAACTTCAATATAATATTGAT AGAAGACGGCTGATTACCCATGCAAATGCAAAGAGCAAAAGTGAAAAGTTTCCCCCACCTCACCAGGATGGGGCCCTCGGCTATCCTTTAGGATCATCTCAGCATATTGATCCTGCATTTGTCCCTGCTGACATACCTTATAGCTCTACATTCACCTATTCAAAAGACGCAGTGCAAACTTGGTCAGGTCCACTGGTTGATCCAGCTGGGCTTGGTGCTCTAAGGCGAAAGAAGAATGGCGTAGGTAATGCGCGAGaatcatcaaaaacatcaaCGGGGAACCAAAAAGACAAAACTGGCGAAATTCGGTTTAAGGAAAAGAAAAGCATAGCCTGA
- the LOC110621138 gene encoding probable nucleolar protein 5-2 isoform X1: protein MLVLFETPAGFALFKVLDEGKLAKVQDVWKEFSTADSARKVVKLKAFSKFENTSEALEAATKIIEGTASKGLRKFLQAHCEGETLAVADSKLGNAIKEKLKIECVHSSAVMELMRGVRSQLTELIAGLGTQDLAPMSLGLSHSLSRYKLKFSPDKVDTMVIQAIGLLDDLDKELNTYAMRVREWYGWHFPELAKIVQDNILYAKVVKLMGSRDNAAKFDFSEILPEEVETELKDASLISMGTEVSEVDLMNIRELCDQVLSLAEYRTQLYDYLKSRMNTIAPNLTALVGELVGARLIAHGGSLLNLAKQPGSTVQILGAEKALFRALKTKHSTPKYGLIFHASLVGQAAPKLKGKISRSLAAKAALAIRYDALGDGQDNSLGLENRAKLEARLRNLEGRELTRSAGSAKGKPKIEAYDKDRKKGAGGLITPAKAYNPSADALLGRTPDSTSGNGEEIVPKKRKSETEPSHTGGVAEEAPVTGEQKKEKKKKKKADEGETAVQNDGTSTAEQEGEGKAKKEKKKKKHQAETESNDVQNESENVDAGEKKKKKRKHAEQDEEPDMPIKRKEKKKRKNDQGK, encoded by the exons ATGCTTGTGTTGTTTGAGACGCCAGCGGGCTTTGCCCTCTTCAAAGTTTTGGATGAAGGGAAGCTAGCTAAAGTTCAG GACGTATGGAAAGAGTTCTCCACTGCAGACTCAGCAAGAAAG GTTGTCAAGTTGAAAGCTTTTTCCAAGTTTGAGAATACATCAGAGGCTCTAGAAGCTGCAACAAAGATAATTGAAGGCACAGCTAGCAAAGGTCTCCGCAAGTTTTTGCAGGCTCACTGTGAGGGTGAAACTTTAGCTGTGGCTGACTCAAAGCTTGGAAATGCTATCAAGGAAAAACTG AAAATAGAATGTGTTCACAGCAGCGCTGTCATGGAATTGATGAGGGGTGTTAGGAGTCAGTTGACTGAACTCATAGCCGGTCTAGGCACTCAAGATTTGGCACCAATGAGCTTGGGTTTATCTCATAGTCTGTCTAGGTACAAACTGAAGTTCAGTCCCGATAAG gTTGATACAATGGTCATTCAAGCTATTGGTTTGCTTGATGATCTTGATAAGGAGCTTAACACATATGCAATGAGAGTTAGAGAATGGTATGGTTGGCATTTTCCTGAACTTGCTAAGATTGTACAAGACAACATCCTATATGCCAAAGTGGTGAAACTGATGGGCAGTCGTGACAATGCTGCAAAGTTTGATTTCTCTGAG ATACTACCAGAAGAAGTTGAGACAGAGCTGAAGGATGCATCTTTAATATCCATGGGAACTGAAGTCAGTGAAGTCGATTTGATGAATATTAGAGAACTCTGTGATCAGGTTTTATCTCTAGCTGAATATAGAACTCAGCTGTATGATTATTTAAAAAGCAGGATGAACACCATTGCACCAAATTTGACTGCCCTTGTTGGGGAACTTGTTGGAGCTCGTCTCATTGCTCATGGGGGTAGCTTATTGAATCTCGCAAAGCAGCCTGGGAGTACAGTTCAAATTCTTGGGGCAGAAAAGGCTCTTTTCAGAGCTTTAAAGACAAAGCATTCAACTCCCAAATACGGGTTAATTTTCCATGCATCCTTGGTTGGTCAGGCAGCTCCCAAGTTGAAGGGGAAAATTTCCAGATCGTTAGCTGCAAAAGCAGCACTGGCAATTCGATATGATGCTCTTGGAGATGGCCAAGATAACTCTCTTGGACTGGAAAACCGTGCCAAG CTTGAAGCACGGTTAAGGAATCTTGAAGGGCGAGAATTGACTCGTTCTGCTGGATCTGCTAAAGGCAAACCTAAAATAGAAGCCTATGACAAGGATAGAAAGAAGGGAGCTGGAGGATTGATCACTCCTGCCAAG GCTTATAATCCTTCTGCGGATGCTCTTCTTGGGCGAACACCAGACTCCACTTCTGGGAATGGGGAAGAAATCGTCCCAAAGAAGAGGAAGAGTGAGACAGAACCATCTCATACTGGAGGAGTGGCAGAAGAAGCTCCTGTTACTGGTGagcaaaagaaagagaagaagaaaaagaaaaaagcagaTGAAGGGGAAACAGCTGTGCAAAATGATGGAACTAGCACTGCTGAGCAGGAAGGTGAAggaaaagcaaagaaagaaaagaagaaaaagaagcatcaAGCTGAAACTGAAAGCAACGATGTGCAAAATGAGAGTGAAAATGTTGATGcaggagaaaaaaagaaaaagaagcgaAAGCATGCTGAACAAGATGAAGAACCTGACATGCCAAtcaagagaaaagagaaaaagaagagaaaaaatgaCCAAGGAAAGTAG
- the LOC110621138 gene encoding probable nucleolar protein 5-1 isoform X2, giving the protein MLVLFETPAGFALFKVLDEGKLAKVQVVKLKAFSKFENTSEALEAATKIIEGTASKGLRKFLQAHCEGETLAVADSKLGNAIKEKLKIECVHSSAVMELMRGVRSQLTELIAGLGTQDLAPMSLGLSHSLSRYKLKFSPDKVDTMVIQAIGLLDDLDKELNTYAMRVREWYGWHFPELAKIVQDNILYAKVVKLMGSRDNAAKFDFSEILPEEVETELKDASLISMGTEVSEVDLMNIRELCDQVLSLAEYRTQLYDYLKSRMNTIAPNLTALVGELVGARLIAHGGSLLNLAKQPGSTVQILGAEKALFRALKTKHSTPKYGLIFHASLVGQAAPKLKGKISRSLAAKAALAIRYDALGDGQDNSLGLENRAKLEARLRNLEGRELTRSAGSAKGKPKIEAYDKDRKKGAGGLITPAKAYNPSADALLGRTPDSTSGNGEEIVPKKRKSETEPSHTGGVAEEAPVTGEQKKEKKKKKKADEGETAVQNDGTSTAEQEGEGKAKKEKKKKKHQAETESNDVQNESENVDAGEKKKKKRKHAEQDEEPDMPIKRKEKKKRKNDQGK; this is encoded by the exons ATGCTTGTGTTGTTTGAGACGCCAGCGGGCTTTGCCCTCTTCAAAGTTTTGGATGAAGGGAAGCTAGCTAAAGTTCAG GTTGTCAAGTTGAAAGCTTTTTCCAAGTTTGAGAATACATCAGAGGCTCTAGAAGCTGCAACAAAGATAATTGAAGGCACAGCTAGCAAAGGTCTCCGCAAGTTTTTGCAGGCTCACTGTGAGGGTGAAACTTTAGCTGTGGCTGACTCAAAGCTTGGAAATGCTATCAAGGAAAAACTG AAAATAGAATGTGTTCACAGCAGCGCTGTCATGGAATTGATGAGGGGTGTTAGGAGTCAGTTGACTGAACTCATAGCCGGTCTAGGCACTCAAGATTTGGCACCAATGAGCTTGGGTTTATCTCATAGTCTGTCTAGGTACAAACTGAAGTTCAGTCCCGATAAG gTTGATACAATGGTCATTCAAGCTATTGGTTTGCTTGATGATCTTGATAAGGAGCTTAACACATATGCAATGAGAGTTAGAGAATGGTATGGTTGGCATTTTCCTGAACTTGCTAAGATTGTACAAGACAACATCCTATATGCCAAAGTGGTGAAACTGATGGGCAGTCGTGACAATGCTGCAAAGTTTGATTTCTCTGAG ATACTACCAGAAGAAGTTGAGACAGAGCTGAAGGATGCATCTTTAATATCCATGGGAACTGAAGTCAGTGAAGTCGATTTGATGAATATTAGAGAACTCTGTGATCAGGTTTTATCTCTAGCTGAATATAGAACTCAGCTGTATGATTATTTAAAAAGCAGGATGAACACCATTGCACCAAATTTGACTGCCCTTGTTGGGGAACTTGTTGGAGCTCGTCTCATTGCTCATGGGGGTAGCTTATTGAATCTCGCAAAGCAGCCTGGGAGTACAGTTCAAATTCTTGGGGCAGAAAAGGCTCTTTTCAGAGCTTTAAAGACAAAGCATTCAACTCCCAAATACGGGTTAATTTTCCATGCATCCTTGGTTGGTCAGGCAGCTCCCAAGTTGAAGGGGAAAATTTCCAGATCGTTAGCTGCAAAAGCAGCACTGGCAATTCGATATGATGCTCTTGGAGATGGCCAAGATAACTCTCTTGGACTGGAAAACCGTGCCAAG CTTGAAGCACGGTTAAGGAATCTTGAAGGGCGAGAATTGACTCGTTCTGCTGGATCTGCTAAAGGCAAACCTAAAATAGAAGCCTATGACAAGGATAGAAAGAAGGGAGCTGGAGGATTGATCACTCCTGCCAAG GCTTATAATCCTTCTGCGGATGCTCTTCTTGGGCGAACACCAGACTCCACTTCTGGGAATGGGGAAGAAATCGTCCCAAAGAAGAGGAAGAGTGAGACAGAACCATCTCATACTGGAGGAGTGGCAGAAGAAGCTCCTGTTACTGGTGagcaaaagaaagagaagaagaaaaagaaaaaagcagaTGAAGGGGAAACAGCTGTGCAAAATGATGGAACTAGCACTGCTGAGCAGGAAGGTGAAggaaaagcaaagaaagaaaagaagaaaaagaagcatcaAGCTGAAACTGAAAGCAACGATGTGCAAAATGAGAGTGAAAATGTTGATGcaggagaaaaaaagaaaaagaagcgaAAGCATGCTGAACAAGATGAAGAACCTGACATGCCAAtcaagagaaaagagaaaaagaagagaaaaaatgaCCAAGGAAAGTAG